In a genomic window of Clostridia bacterium:
- a CDS encoding ABC transporter ATP-binding protein yields the protein MTKKQSSSNIAKPFFVPDEQTLEQEDVMENNLINQNQTDNGTNSQSENKTLEITPLHRQAYPKGEVVLSIKNLTKRYGERVSVDNISLDVYSGEVFGFLGPNGAGKTTTIRMISGLADITQGEISICGHSIKNEFKQAVSCIGGIIENPEMYKYMTGWDNLKYYASLYDNISEDQIMDVVKLVKMENRIHEKVKRYSLGMRQRIGIAQSLLHNPRLLILDEPTNGLDPAGIHEMRDFLKMLAHDYGIAVFISSHILTEMQLMCDRVGIVYKGKLIAIKTVEEWTRPQNNIVKIKLTVPTLQKTKAIEVISSAFGCEIQTNSNLIVFSLPEEQLSKVSLVLASKNISVISMTLGEKSLEETFLELTSAHGTEIS from the coding sequence ATGACAAAAAAACAATCTAGTTCAAACATTGCCAAGCCTTTTTTTGTTCCTGATGAGCAAACACTTGAGCAAGAAGATGTTATGGAAAATAATTTGATAAACCAAAATCAAACTGATAATGGCACTAATTCGCAATCAGAAAATAAAACTCTTGAGATTACGCCATTACATCGTCAGGCTTATCCAAAAGGCGAGGTTGTTTTGAGCATAAAAAATCTCACCAAAAGATACGGCGAACGTGTTTCCGTGGACAATATTTCTTTGGACGTTTATAGCGGCGAGGTTTTTGGCTTTTTGGGACCTAACGGAGCGGGTAAGACTACAACAATAAGAATGATTTCAGGGCTTGCAGACATAACACAAGGCGAAATTTCTATATGCGGACATTCGATTAAAAATGAATTTAAACAAGCCGTTTCTTGTATCGGAGGAATAATAGAAAATCCCGAAATGTACAAGTATATGACGGGCTGGGATAATCTAAAGTATTATGCATCACTATATGACAATATCTCCGAAGATCAAATTATGGATGTCGTAAAGCTTGTTAAAATGGAAAACCGCATTCATGAAAAGGTAAAGAGATATTCTTTGGGCATGCGCCAGCGTATTGGTATAGCTCAGAGCCTGCTTCATAATCCTAGACTTCTTATTTTGGATGAACCTACTAACGGACTTGATCCTGCGGGTATTCATGAAATGAGAGATTTTTTAAAAATGCTGGCACACGATTACGGCATCGCTGTGTTCATCTCCAGTCATATTTTGACTGAAATGCAGCTTATGTGCGACCGTGTCGGCATTGTTTATAAAGGCAAACTTATCGCGATAAAGACAGTAGAAGAATGGACTCGACCTCAAAATAATATCGTCAAAATAAAGCTTACTGTGCCTACTTTGCAAAAAACAAAGGCGATAGAAGTAATCAGCAGTGCCTTTGGATGCGAAATACAAACTAATAGTAATCTTATAGTATTCTCATTGCCTGAAGAGCAATTATCCAAAGTATCCCTTGTTTTAGCTTCAAAAAACATTTCAGTTATTTCTATGACTTTGGGCGAAAAGTCATTAGAAGAAACATTTTTGGAGCTTACAAGTGCGCATGGCACAGAAATTTCATAA